In the Flagellimonas sp. MMG031 genome, one interval contains:
- the infB gene encoding translation initiation factor IF-2, translating into MADNPTIRLNKVLRELNISLDRAVDYLASEGHEVEARPTTKISNEVYQVLLDEFQTDKSKKVASKEVGEEKRKEKEAIRIRMEKEQEERRLAKEKKEAEQQVVKAKAELSGPKTVGKIDLDKKPEKPKAEEPKEEAPKAEPEKAVEETPAKEVKEEKPATKAEEPKVEEATESAEEAPSDTIKTNYQKLSGPKITGDKIDLSQFNKPKKKKAEEKTSGKGGASDSGERKKRRKRIVKNGPQAGGGRNTRGPAGRKGQRSSAPKVEPTEEEVQKQVRETLEKLQGKSSKGRGAKYRREKRDQHRQQTEKDLEQQELESKILKVTEFVTVNELATMMNVSTTQIISACMSLGIMVTMNQRLDAETLSIVADEFGYEVEFVTAEIEETIEEVQDSPEDLKPRAPIVTVMGHVDHGKTSLLDYIRQENVIAGESGGITQHIGAYGVSLEDGQKITFLDTPGHEAFTAMRARGAQVTDIAIIVIAADDDIMPQTKEAISHAQAAGVPIVFAINKVDKPTANPDKIKEGLAGMNLLVEDWGGKVQSHDISAKTGQGVKELLEKVLLEAELLELQANPKRLATGTVVEAFLDKGRGYVATILVQAGTLNIGDYVLAGTCSGKVKAMQDERGKSVQSAGPSTPISILGLDGAPQAGDRFHVLEDEREAKQIAAKRSQLQREQSVRTQRHITLDEIGRRIALGDFQELNIILKGDVDGSVEALTDSFQKLSTDEIQVNIIHKGVGAITESDVLLASASDAIIIGFNVRPMGNARSIADKEEIDIRTYSIIYDAINDLKDAMEGMLSPEMKEEITGNAEIRETFKISKVGTIAGCMVTSGKIFRNSRIRLIRDGVVIYTGELASLKRFKDDVKEVSKGYDCGLQIKNYNDIREGDIVEAFQEVAVKKKL; encoded by the coding sequence CAAAAAGGTCGCTTCCAAGGAAGTTGGCGAGGAAAAGCGCAAGGAAAAGGAGGCTATCCGCATCCGAATGGAGAAAGAGCAGGAGGAGCGCAGGCTGGCCAAAGAGAAAAAGGAGGCCGAACAGCAAGTGGTGAAGGCCAAAGCAGAGCTTTCCGGACCAAAGACCGTAGGCAAAATCGACCTGGACAAAAAGCCAGAAAAGCCCAAAGCAGAAGAGCCTAAGGAAGAAGCTCCAAAAGCGGAGCCCGAAAAAGCGGTTGAGGAAACTCCGGCGAAAGAGGTGAAGGAAGAAAAACCAGCGACCAAGGCAGAAGAACCCAAGGTTGAAGAGGCTACCGAAAGTGCTGAAGAGGCTCCATCAGACACCATAAAAACGAATTACCAAAAACTTTCCGGACCCAAAATCACCGGGGATAAGATCGACCTATCCCAATTCAATAAGCCCAAAAAGAAGAAGGCAGAGGAAAAAACCTCAGGAAAAGGAGGGGCTTCCGATAGTGGTGAGCGCAAAAAGCGCAGGAAGCGGATAGTTAAAAACGGTCCACAAGCTGGTGGTGGGCGAAATACCAGGGGGCCAGCAGGAAGGAAAGGACAACGTTCTTCTGCACCAAAAGTGGAGCCTACCGAAGAAGAAGTACAAAAACAAGTACGGGAAACCCTTGAAAAACTTCAAGGGAAATCCAGTAAGGGCCGTGGTGCCAAATACCGTAGGGAAAAACGAGATCAACACCGTCAGCAAACGGAAAAAGATCTTGAGCAACAAGAATTGGAGAGCAAGATTCTTAAGGTAACCGAATTTGTTACCGTGAACGAACTTGCCACCATGATGAACGTTTCCACAACCCAGATCATTTCTGCCTGTATGTCCTTGGGCATTATGGTGACGATGAACCAACGCTTGGATGCGGAGACCCTTTCCATTGTTGCCGATGAGTTTGGTTACGAAGTTGAATTTGTAACGGCTGAAATAGAGGAGACCATTGAAGAGGTCCAAGACAGTCCGGAAGACTTGAAGCCTCGTGCACCTATCGTTACTGTGATGGGGCACGTGGACCATGGTAAGACATCTCTTTTGGATTATATCCGACAGGAAAATGTAATCGCCGGGGAAAGTGGAGGAATTACCCAGCACATTGGTGCCTATGGGGTTTCGTTGGAAGACGGACAAAAGATAACTTTCTTGGATACACCCGGTCACGAAGCGTTTACTGCGATGAGGGCCCGTGGTGCACAGGTTACCGATATTGCGATCATTGTAATCGCTGCGGACGATGATATTATGCCGCAGACCAAAGAGGCCATCAGCCACGCTCAGGCAGCTGGAGTGCCTATTGTGTTTGCTATCAACAAAGTGGATAAGCCAACGGCCAACCCTGATAAAATCAAGGAAGGACTTGCTGGGATGAACTTGTTGGTAGAAGACTGGGGCGGTAAAGTACAGTCACACGATATTTCTGCCAAAACAGGCCAGGGCGTTAAGGAGCTTTTGGAAAAAGTGCTCTTGGAGGCCGAATTGTTGGAATTGCAAGCCAATCCAAAACGATTGGCCACAGGAACCGTAGTGGAAGCTTTCTTGGACAAGGGTAGAGGGTATGTTGCCACCATTTTGGTGCAGGCAGGTACCTTGAATATCGGAGATTATGTGTTGGCAGGGACTTGCAGTGGTAAGGTAAAGGCCATGCAGGATGAACGAGGTAAAAGCGTTCAGAGTGCAGGACCGTCTACCCCAATCTCAATCTTGGGATTGGATGGGGCGCCACAAGCTGGTGATAGGTTCCACGTGCTCGAAGATGAGCGTGAAGCCAAGCAGATTGCAGCCAAACGTTCGCAGTTGCAGCGTGAGCAGTCTGTACGTACACAGCGTCACATTACGTTGGATGAGATTGGACGTAGGATCGCTTTGGGCGACTTCCAAGAGCTGAACATTATCCTTAAGGGTGATGTGGATGGTTCTGTGGAGGCGTTGACCGATTCATTCCAAAAATTGTCAACTGACGAAATCCAAGTAAACATCATCCATAAAGGCGTAGGAGCCATTACCGAATCCGATGTATTGTTGGCCAGTGCCTCCGATGCGATTATTATTGGGTTTAACGTAAGGCCTATGGGCAATGCCCGATCCATCGCCGATAAGGAAGAAATCGATATCAGGACGTATTCCATCATCTACGATGCCATCAACGATTTGAAGGATGCGATGGAAGGAATGTTGTCCCCAGAAATGAAGGAAGAAATCACGGGAAATGCGGAGATCAGGGAAACCTTCAAGATTTCCAAGGTTGGAACCATTGCAGGTTGTATGGTCACCAGTGGTAAAATCTTTAGGAACTCACGTATCCGTTTGATTCGGGATGGAGTGGTCATCTACACCGGAGAGTTGGCATCCTTGAAACGATTTAAGGACGATGTGAAGGAAGTATCCAAAGGATATGACTGTGGATTGCAGATCAAAAATTATAATGATATAAGGGAGGGCGATATTGTAGAAGCCTTCCAAGAAGTAGCAGTGAAGAAAAAGCTGTAA